CGCCCGCCGAGCCGGCCGATCCCGCGCCGGACAGGCCGGTGGACGATCCGCCCGCCGTCATCCCCGCGGCGGTGCCGGTGGCGGACAGGCCGCCGGTGCTGCCCAGGTCCGAGCCGGCGTTGCGCAGCCCGGCCGCGGTATCCGACATCCCCGTGCCGCCCAGCGGCGTGGCCGACATCCCCGTGCCGAAGCCCGGCGTGTTGTTGAGCCCGGCCGTGTCGATGCCGTCGCCCGTGTCCAGCCCGCCCGCGGTACCGGCCGCCACGCCCGCGCCCAGGCCGCCCGCCGTCATCCCCGACGTATCGACGTTGTCCGAAGTCGTCTGGCTGGGACGGCTGAAGTGGGTGCGCACCGCCGTCTCGTGCTCGCGGGTCAGCCCCGTGCCGCTGTCGTACGCGGGAATCGCGTGCAGGTCGGTGGAGGTCAGCCCGTCCACGGTGATGCTGTCGCGTTCGCGCTCCAGCCGCGCGTAGCCGATGGGAATGAGCACGTGGCGGTCGCCCGCGTCGGCCATCAGCCCCTCGTCCACGTCCACCTCCAGGTAGCGCACCTTCATGGCGGTGGTATCCACCAGAAGCTCCTCCACCTCGCCGATCTTGCGTCCATCGGAGGCCAGAACCTCCCAGCCGCGCACGTCGGGATCGCCCTCGGCCACCTTGTAGTCGCTCAGGCGGCCGAGCGGAACCACCCTGTCCATGTCGTTGTTCGCCATCGGGATCTCCCTTGGTTTCGGATCGGGTGCGTACCGGAGCGGCGTCCCGCAAACGCATGATTCACCGCGTTTTGCCGCGCCTCCGGGGCGGCCCGGCTGTGCAACCCGCGTTCCACGCCCGCGCGCCGGGGGCCGGAACCGGCCTCATCCACAACCTTGGATACAGCTGCACGTACCTTGCACAAGGTGTCTACAACACGGTACGATTCTCGCTCAACTCGCACTGCGCTGTTACGAGTTCACGCAGCAGCCATGAGTCCCCCAATATCTGATCCGCGGGAGCCCCGAATGCAGTCCACCACCACGCAGAGCACCAGCCAGGTTCTGGAGCGCGCCGACGTCCTTACCCAGGACGAGCTCGACAACCTGCCCGTCGGAATGATTCAGCTGGACCGCAACGGCACGGTCCTGAAGTTCAACCAGACGGAGTCCAGCCTGGCCCGCGTGGAAAAGAGCGACGCCATCGGCAAGAGCTTCTTTGACGAAGTGGCGCCCTGCACCAAGGTTCAGCAGTTTCACGGCGCCTTTGTGGAAGGCGTGGAGAAGCGCAACCTGCACACGGTGTTCCCGTACCAGTTCCGGTT
The genomic region above belongs to Longimicrobium terrae and contains:
- a CDS encoding PRC-barrel domain-containing protein → MANNDMDRVVPLGRLSDYKVAEGDPDVRGWEVLASDGRKIGEVEELLVDTTAMKVRYLEVDVDEGLMADAGDRHVLIPIGYARLERERDSITVDGLTSTDLHAIPAYDSGTGLTREHETAVRTHFSRPSQTTSDNVDTSGMTAGGLGAGVAAGTAGGLDTGDGIDTAGLNNTPGFGTGMSATPLGGTGMSDTAAGLRNAGSDLGSTGGLSATGTAAGMTAGGSSTGLSGAGSAGSAGGMSAGGLGSTGSMSSTGSQDLGSTGSMSAAGSTGSLGGSSAGSEIPEATGLSDAAREMRGDASHRAGLSGSDYMHNSDEDFYSSDAFDDNRFYGARRGGIDETRGGTAEEAAERLRQDRENRDVSGTGNL
- a CDS encoding PAS domain-containing protein, which encodes MQSTTTQSTSQVLERADVLTQDELDNLPVGMIQLDRNGTVLKFNQTESSLARVEKSDAIGKSFFDEVAPCTKVQQFHGAFVEGVEKRNLHTVFPYQFRFRDGREKNVVISMFYSASTDTVWVLVQRPQA